AGGAGTCTTTACCAGCTTTACAAAATGCGGTAAAAGATGAAGTAGTGTATGGGGTTTTGCTTTATCACGAGTTGGTGAAACCTCCCAAGCCACCGCTTTTACAACGTGTGCAAGCAGCCCTTGATGAAGTGCGTCCGGGGTTGAAAAGTCATAATGGGGATGTGGAGTTAGTCGCAATTAAAGCACCGGATACTGTAGAGGTGCGGTTGATAGGTACTTGTAGTAGTTGTCCAGCTTCTAATTTGACGTTATCGCAAGGGGTGGAACAGGCGATTAAATCGGTGTGTCCAGAAATTATGACAGTAATTGCTGTGAAGTGATGAATGGCGATAGCGTAGTAAATTCAACTATAAATTATATTGTTTAAAATTCCGAAAAGCTGTCAATACCACTTGTAACCCAATAGTAACCTGATTATAGATTCATAACTAAGGGTACATAGCATGAGTGATAACAGCCAAAATACCAGTTTCTGGAGTAGTATGCCCGGTATTCTTACAGGAATAGCAGGCGTATTAACAGGAATATTAGCAATTGTTCAAGTTGTTAAGCCTTTATCGCCTTCTTCAGGAACATCACAGCCTAATCCAACTAATACAGTAGCCCAATCCAACCAAACTGTTACAGTTGACTCTACATCTGAGCAAGGTAATCCATTTAAAAATCCTGAAAATAAACCTATACAAGTAAGTTTTCATGCTGAAGGAAAATGGAGTTTGATTCCTAAAAATGTGACTGGAGATGATTTACCAAAAGGATATATTTCACCCGATGGTGACGGCAATTTTGCTGCTAATCCAAAGAAACTATGTCCAGGTTATCCATTAGGCGCTTTAATTGTGAAAACACAACAGGGTCAGTGTATTGTTGTAGGTGCAAATGGTAGTTTTGAATTAAGAACTGGTGAAATCATTTATTTTGCAGCTAATGATGTAAAGGGTCTTTATGAAGATAATGATGGTTCTGTTAATGTTGTTTTAAATTGGAAATAAATCTGTCAAAATCAATTGATAACTGCAACTACTTATACAGGCAAATGCACGCTAGTAATTTTAAATAATATCAGCGTGCATCTCATTATTTATAAAAAACTATTTTTAATATAATTTAATGTCGAACTTACCACCGGAAGTAACCATTTCTCAAATACCCTTATCACCTCAAGGCGCACAGGTAATTTTAGGTGATATTCTCAACCCTGAATTATTAGCAATTCCCCTAGCGCCAACTCCGACAACGATGTTTGGCCCGCGTGGTGCTTGTTTGGTATCCCAAACAGGGCCGTTATGGGTATCAGATACAGGACATCATCGGTTATTGGGTTGGCGGAAGTTACCCACGACAGATAGCCAAGCGGCGGACTGGGTAATTGGACAACCAGACTTTTATCATGAAGGACAAAATGCTAAAGGTATGCCAGGAAGGGCTACGGTTAGTGTACCAACGGGTATTTGTGTCTGTGATTCAGGTTTAGCTGTCGCGGATGCTTGGAATCATCGTGTTTTAATTTGGCATAAGTTGCCAGAGGATAGCAATGTTCCCGCAGATTTGGTGTTAGGACAAGCTAATTTTACTGATAACGAATCAAACCGAGGTAAACAATTACCAGATGCTAATACTATGCACTGGCCTTATGGGGTTTTCTATCATCAAGGCAAGTTATTTGTGGCTGATACTGGTAATAGAAGGCTATTAATTTGGCAGCAATTACCAACAGAAAACGGACAACCCGCCGATATAGTTTTGGGACAGCCGGATATGATTTCTCGTAATGAGAACGGCGGCGGTTCTCCCACGGCTGCGAGTATGCGCTGGTGTCATGATATTGCCATTTGGGATGATAATTTAGTTGTCACCGATGCGGGTAATAATCGGGTGATGATTTGGCAAGGGATACCCACAGAAAATAATGCGCCTTGTGCGGTGGTGTTGGGACAAAAAAGTTTTGATTTTGTGGAGATGAACCAAGGGGTTTATTTTCCTAGTGCGGGTAGTTTAAGTATGCCCTATGGGGTGGCGGTGGATGGAGATTGGTTATTGGTGGCGGATACTGCTAACTCCCGGTTGTTAGGATGGAGGAAGCGAGAGTCAATATTATTATTGCAGGGTGCGGTGGCGGATGCGATCGCTGGACAAAACACTTTCCAAAGTAAAAGCGAAAACCGCAACTTCGGGCAAGCAACACGCGATAGCTTAAATTGGTGTTACGGAGTCAAGATTTGTGGCAGCACGGCAGTAATATCTGACTCTGGAAATAACCGAATCTTGCTGTGGCAATTTCAATAAATACTGTCTTAATTACGTTAGCGAAGCGGGGCGTAGCCCATTACGAATTATTATGGCTGCTGAGGAAATCAGAGTTTGTGGTACTGTCCAAGGTGTAGGGTTTCGTCCTACTGTGTATCGTTTGGCCAAAGCCTGCGGTTTACGGGGGGATGTTTGTAATGATGGACAGGGTGTGTTAATTCGCGTCTCTGGTAGTGAAGCAGCTTTAACACAATTCGTTTCTAGATTACAGCAAGAATGTCCACCACTAGCGAAAATTAACGAACTCATCAGAACACCATACGAGGGTGAATTAAACTTTGATGATTTTGTGATTTCTCCTAGTGTAAATAGTACCGCCAGAACAGAAATTCCCCCAGATGCGGCTACTTGTCCCGAATGTCAGCGAGAAATATTTGACCCCTTTAGCCGCTTTTATCGTTATCCCTTTACTAACTGTACCCATTGCGGCCCCCGTTTAAGCATCATTCGCGCCATTCCCTATGACAGATGCAACACCAGTATGTCTGCATTTGTTATGTGTCCAGAATGTGAGAAGGAATACCACAATGTTGAAAACCGCCGCTTTCACGCCCAACCCGTAGCCTGTCACACCTGCGGCCCCAAAGCTTGGCTAGAACGCGCTGATGGTAAACCCGTAACCGCTTCCATGTTCTCAATGTTGGATGATGTGGATGCTGTTTGTACCTTGTTGCAGAAAGGTGAAATCGTCGCCATTAAAGGCATAGGCGGTATCCATCTGGCCTGTGATGCAACGCAAGAGACGGCTGTACAGAAATTGCGCCAGCGTAAAAAAAGATATGCTAAACCCTTCGCATTAATGGCGCGGGACATTGGCATTATTAAACAGTATTGTCTAGTTAATGATAGAGAAAAAGAACTATTAGCCAGTCCAGCCGCACCAATTGTTTTATTGGAGAAAAGGCAACTGAGGATTGATAACTGGGAAAATAAGCTAAATAATTCTCCCTCCACTCCCCACTCACCACTCCCCACTCCCCACCCCATCGTCCCATCTGTCGCCCCAGGAGAAAATACGTTGGGCTTCATGCTACCTTACACGCCGTTACATCATTTAATTCTCAAGCGAATGAACCGCCCAATTGTATTAACAAGTGGGAATCTTTCTGATGAACCGCAATGTATAGATAATGATGAGGCTAAGGAAAAGTTAGGGAAAATAGCTGATTATTTCTTACTACATAATCGGGAAATTGTTAACCGAGTCGATGATTCTATTGTGCGGGTGGTTGAAGATAAAATTCAAATCATTCGTCGCGCTAGGGGTTATGCACCTGCACCGATTAAATTACCGCCAGGATTTGATAATGTTTCCCAGATTTTAGCAATGGGTAGTGAGTTAAAAAATACCTTTTGTTTATTACGAGAAGGCGAAGCAATTATATCTCAACATGTGGGTGATTTAGAAAATGCTGCCGCATTTAATGCTTATCAAAATACACTCAATTTATACTTAAATCTATTTCAACATAAACCGCAAGCGATCGCCATTGATTTACACCCCGAATATTTATCAACTAAGCTCGGCAAAGAATTAGCAGCAGCTAACACAATCCCCCTGCATTCTATCCAACATCATCACGCCCATATTGCCGCTTGTATGGCAGAAAATAGCATACCCATAGATACAAATCCAGTTTTAGGTATTGCCTTTGACGGTTTAGGTTATGGTGCGGATGGTACAATTTGGGGTGGAGAATTTCTTTTAGCTGACTATCGTCAATTTCAACGCCTAGCTACATTTAAGACAGTGGCAATGATAGGCGGTGAACAGGCAATTTACCAACCTTGGCGCAATACCTACGCCCACTTATTAAATGCCAATCTTTGGGATAATTGTTGCCAAGAATACAGCGAGTTAGAGATTATCAAACTTTTACAGCAAAAGCCGATAAGTTTACTCAATCAACTTGTAGAAAAAGGTATTAATACCCCTCTAGCTTCTTCAGTAGGACGGCTGTTTGATGCTGTAGCTGCGGCTATTGGCATTTGTCCAGAACAATGCAGCTATGAAGGACAGGCGGCGATCGCACTAGAAGCCATAGCGGATGTCACTACATTAAATCATCCTAAAGAAATAGGAATATATCCCTTTCATTTTATCTTTTCGGATAATATTTATTGTATAGACCCCAGCCCCATGTGGCAATTATTGCTTGATGACTTAAAACAGCAAACTCCACAACAAGTTATAGCTGCTAAATTTCATCTAAGTTTAGCTAATGTCATCTTGGAGACAGTCAAAAAACTCCGTCAACAAAACTCATTTAATCAAGTCGTTCTGACAGGGGGAGTATTTCAAAATAAACTCTTATTACAACTAGTAACCGAGCAACTAAAAAAATTAGAAATTAATACCCTCACCCATAGCCAAATTCCCACAAACGACGGCGGAATCTCACTAGGACAATCAGTAATAACAGCCGCACAAATTTTAAATAATTAACTCTCTGTGTCTCTGTACCTCTGTGGTTCACACCTCTACAAAAGGTCTATAAAAATGTGTTTAGGAATCCCCGGACAAATAGTCGAAATCACCGACATCAACAATAAACTAGCCATAGTTGATGTCGGCGGAGTCAAACGCCAAGTAAACATCGCCTGCATCGTAGATGAACAACATCCCCCCGAAGCATGTTTAGGAGATTGGGTATTAGTTCACGTCGGCTTCGCCATGAATAGAATTAACGAACAAGAAGCAGCAGAAACCCTAAAACTATTAGAAGAAATTGCTTCAGTTATGAGTTAGTCATTAGTCATTAGTTATTCTCCCCTACCTCCCCCTACTTCCTCATCTCCCTCATCTCCCCCTACTCCCAACTCCCAACTCCCCACTCCCCACTCCCCAATTTATGAAATACGTCGATGAATTTCGGGAACCAGAAAAAGCAGAAGCCTTACGCCGGGAAATTGAAAAACTCAGCCAGCAAATAAATAAACATATAAAAATTATGGAAGTATGCGGTGGGCATACTCACTCTATTTTCAAATATGGTATTGAAGAAATATTACCAGCCAATGTCGAACTAATTCATGGCCCAGGTTGCCCAGTGTGCGTTATGCCAAAGGGTAGGTTAGATGATGCGATCGCAATTTCTCAAAACCCCAACGTCATCTTAGCAACCTTTGGCGACACCATGCGCGTTCCCGGTTCCAAAACCAGCTTGCTGCAAGCCAAAGCTACAGGCGCAGATATCCGCATGGTTTACTCCCCCCTAGATAGCCTGCAAATTGCCAAAAATAATCCAGATAAAGAAGTTGTATTTTTTGCTTTAGGCTTTGAAACCACAGCCCCCAGCACGGCCTTTACCATCCTTCAAGCTGCGGCGGAAAACATCACTAATTTTAGTATGTTTTGCAATCACGTTCTGGTAATTCCCGCCCTGCAAGCCTTATTAAATAACCCTAATTTACAACTAGATGGATTTGTCGGCCCTGGCCATGTGAGTATGGTAATTGGCACAGATCCTTATGAATTTATTGCCCAAAAATATCATAAACCTATAGTTGTTTCCGGCTTTGAACCATTAGATATTTTGCAATCTATTTGGATGCTGCTACAACAAATAGTAGAAAATCGCTGTGAAGTAGAAAATCAATATAATAGATTAGTCCAAAAATCTGGTAATCAAATAGCTCTAGAAGCCATGAACAAAGTGTTTGCAGTCCGCGACACATTTGCATGGCGGGGCTTAGATGAAATCCCCTATTCTGGCTTAAAAATTAGAGATGAATATGCTCAATTTGATGCCGAATTAAAATTTATCATTCCTAATCGTAAAGTTGCCGATCATAAAGCTTGTCAGTGTGGCGAAATACTCAAAGGAGTCCTCAAACCTTGGCAGTGTAAAGTATTTGGTACAGCTTGTACACCAGAAACACCAATAGGTACTTGTATGGTGTCATCAGAAGGAGCTTGTGCAGCATACTATAAATATGGCAGATTCTCGAAAACTTTGCAAAAACAAACAACCGAGAAGCCTAAAGTGACTATCTCTTCATAACCTCCACAAAAGCAGCGACACTCTACAAAACCACACTGCGAGGAAAATTAGTATGCCATTTGTCACCGTCAAAATTGCCAGAGGACATTCCATCGAAAAAAAACGGCATTTAGTAGAAGCAATTACTAACGCCTTAGTCACAGCTTTGGATACTAAACCAGAATGGATAACTGTTCATATTGATGAATTTGAACGCGAAAACTGGGCTGTAAATGGTATTTTACATTGTGATAGACATCGTGGCAGACACGACGAAACAGGTAGATAGAACTACGGTGTAAATAGTAAGATGCGTTACGTCATTGGTAAGGCATCTTACAAAGAATTAAAAATCAAGAAATTAATTACGAATTACGAATTACGAATTACGAATTATTAAAAATGGATTTCTCCACTGATAACATTCCCCAAAATTCTCTATTTCAAAAAATCGAACAAGCCCGCCGTCGCCAAGCTAAAGTTAAAGATACACATATCACACTGGCACATGGTAGTGGCGGTAAAGCCATGCGCGATTTAATTGATGATATCTTTGTTAGTAATTTTGATAATCCCATACTCTCCCAATTAGAAGACCAAGCCACTTTCAATTTATCTAGTCTTTTACAACAGGGAGATAGACTGGCTTTTACTACAGATTCTTATGTGGTAGATCCTCTATTTTTCCCTGGTAGTGATATAGGAGAATTAGCTATAAATGGCACAGTTAATGATTTAGCTGTCAGTGGTGCTAAACCTTTATATCTCACCTGTAGCGTAATTTTAGAAGAAGGACTGCCAACCCAAACCTTAAGACGTATCGCCACGAGCATGAAAGCAGCCGCACAAAAAGCTGGAGTGCAAATTGTCACAGGTGATACCAAAGTCGTCCATCGTGGCTGTGCAGATAAGCTTTTTATTAACACTGCTGGTATTGGTATTATCCCAGCCGGAATTAATATTTCTGCACACAATATTCAACCTGGAGATGCCATAATTGTTAATGGTGAACTGGGTAATCATGGGGCAGCAATTTTAATTGCTCGTGGGGAATTAGCCTTAGAAAGTAATATAGAAAGTGATTGTCAACCATTACATGATTTAGTAGCAACTATTCTCAATGTTTGCCCCCAAATTCATGCCATGAGAGATGCTACACGGGGCGGTTTAGCCACAGTCTTAAATGAATTTTCTAATAGTTCTAATGTAGGAATACGTATACACGAAGAATTTATTCCAGTGCGGGAAGAAGTTAAAGGAATTTGCGAAATTTTGGGTTTAGACCCATTATATTTAGCCAATGAAGGGAAATTAGTAATAGTAGTTAAGAGTGAACAAGCACAAACCGTCCTAGCCGCAATGAAATCTCATCCATTAGGACAAAATGCGTGTATTATTGGTGAGGTTATTGCTTCTCCTCCAGGGGTGGTATTGTTAAAAACTGCTTTCGGCACAGAACGGATTGTTGATATGCTAGTTGGCGACCAACTACCACGAATTTGTTAATTTTAAGTAGAGCGTTTCATGCACGAACTAGGAATTACCCAAAACATTGTCGCTATTGTTAATGAATATGCTCAAGGCTCAAAAGTACAGCGAGTTTTAGTAGAAATTGGCAAACTTTCCGCTATCATGCCAGATGCTATCCGATTTTGTTTTGATATTTGTAGTCAAGGTACAGCATTAGAAGGCGCAGTATTAGAAATTTTGGAAATTCCTGGTTTGGCTAAATGTCGTCAATGTGGTACAGAAATTGCTCTAGAAAAACCATTTGGCCTTTGTGGCTGTGGTAGTGTGCATTTAGATTTAATTACGGGTGAAGAACTCAAAATTAAGGAGATAGAGGTCGAAGAAGTATGTGTGTAAGCTGCGGTTGTTCTGATGATGCTGAAGGTACAGTTACTAATTTAGAAACAGGTGAAATGGAACACAACCATCATCATAGCCACACTTTACCAGATGGTACTGTTATCACTCATACACACACTCAATACCATCACCGTGAGCATGACCCTTCACAACTTCATGCTAAAATTCATGGCACAACTATATCTTTAGAACAAGAGATTTTAGGTAAAAATAATCTATTAGCAGCCCAAAATCGGGGATGGTTTAAAGGGCGAAATATTCTCGCTTTAAATTTAATGAGTTCCCCTGGTGCGGGTAAAACAACTCTCTTAACTCGTACTATCAATGACCTCAAGCAGCAATTACCTATAAGCGTCATTGAAGGCGACCAAGAAACAATTAATGATGCTAAAAGAATCAAGGAAACAGGCTGTAAAGTTGTGCAAATTAACACAGGTACAGGCTGTCATTTGGATGCTTCGATGATTGAAAGGGGTTTACAACAATTAAACCCGCCGATGAACTCAGTATTGATGATTGAAAATGTTGGTAATTTAGTTTGTCCTGCTTTGTTTGATTTAGGAGAACAGGCAAAAGTTGTAATTTTGTCAGTGACGGAAGGAGAGGATAAACCCATTAAGTATCCCCATATGTTCCGCGCTAGTGAAGTGATGATTCTTACGAAAATAGATTTATTGCCTTATGTGCAGTTCGATGTGCAGCGTTGTATAGAATATGCACAACAAGTAAATCCTAACATACAAATTTTTCAAGTTTCTGCAACCACAGGCGCAGGCTTAGATATTTGGTACAAATGGCTAACTGAGAAAGTAACTAATTCATTACAACCAGTTTAAAATTCAAAATATCCTACAGGTTCGCCCCGCATAGCTGATAACGACATTCTCATAAAAAAATAAAATTAGGTGTGCATAGCATACCTAATTCTCAGAATTAAGTTGAGGAAAAATGTTTAACCGAATCTGCCGCTAACGTAATCTCTAGTATCTTCTTGCTGGGGATTATTGAAAATTGATTCGGTAGCATCAAATTCTACCAAATAGCCGCTACGACCACCTCCATCTGTTGACTTAACGTTAAAAAAGGCTGTCATGTCAGATACCCGCGCTGCTTGCTGCATATTGTGGGTAACGATGACGATGGTGTATTGTTCTTTGAGTTCGTGGATGAGTTCTTCTACACGTAGGGTAGAGATGGGGTCTAACGCAGAGCAAGGTTCATCCATAAGTATAATCTCTGGTTGAACTGCGATCGCTCTAGCAATACATAAACGCTGTTGTTGTCCACCAGATAAAGATGAGCCACTTTGGCGCAGTTTATCCTTGACTTCATCCCACAATGCTGCTTTGCGTAAGCTACTTTCTACCAACTCATCCATATTACCTTTGTAGCCATTAATCTTGGCTCCATAGGTGATATTGTCATAAATTGATTTAGGAAATGGATTTGGTCTTTGAAACACCATTCCAATCCGGCGACGGACTTCTACTGGATCAATATCTTGAGCGTACAAGTTCTTGTCGTAGTATAAAATCTTACCTTCAGCCCGGAAAGATTCAATTAGGTCATTGAGGCGGTTATAACACCGCAACAAGGTACTTTTACCGCAACCAGAAGGGCCAATAAAGGCTGTGACCTTATTTTTGGGAATATCTAGCCAAATATTTTGTAAAGCCAGGAATTTACCGTAGTAAATGTTAAGATTTTCAGCTTTGAGAACTGTTTCTGTGCTATTGAGAGTGCTAGTATTTGTAGCCATAAATGGTCTAGTTTAAGTGTTAAGGATGGCAGACGACTTTGATTAAGTTTTAAGCTTTTTGACGAGTCGCCCAGCGAGCAATAATACTGGTGATGAGAACCATCAACACCAAAATTAAAGATGCAGCCCAAGCTAATGACTGCCAATTTTTAAACGGAGAAATGGCAAAGTTGTAAACCAGAACAGCCAGAGAAGCTGTCGGTTGGAATAGAGGATTACGCCAATCAATCCAAAATGATGAAAATAACGCAGTAAACAACAGAGGGGCAGTTTCGCCAGCCGCACGGGCAATTGACAATGTTGATCCTGTAACAATTGCCGGGAGGGCAGCTGGCAAGACAACTTGTGTTACTGTCTGGAAATTAGTGGCTCCTAATCCTACGGATGCTTGTCGTAAATCTTGTGAAACTAGTTGTAAAGCTTCATCTGTAGTTCTCACAATAATTGGCAACATTAAGATTGCCAATGCAAATCCTCCACCTAGAGCTGAATATGAACCTAAATTCAGCTTTACTAATGTGAGAACTACAACCCCATAAGCAAATACCCCAGCAATGATGGAGGGAACACCACTGAGAACATTAGTCGCAAATCTGATCCACCTAGATATTTTACCAGAACTAAATTCTGTTAGATAGATTGCTGCTATCACACCTAATGGAATACTAATTAATGCACCAATTCCTACCATTAGAATTGTACCTAATATAGCATTACCAAAACCACCTCCTTGTCTTAAAGGAGCGGGAGGTAGTTCAGTAAATATGCTCAAATTCAGGCTGCTAAAACCTTTGATAATTACATAAGATAACACTGCCAACAAGGGTAGAAGTGCTAAAGCTCCGCATAAAAACGCTATCCCTGTCATCGCCGTATTAAACAGCGTCCGTCCAGACATGGGAGCGCGACTTAAACTCCTTTCAGGAAAATCAGTATTCATAGATTCAACTCCCCACAAAGCTAAATTCGCTTGACTCGGATAACTATTAATTCAGCCAGAATATTTACAATTAAAGTCAGAATAAATAAAACTAAAGCCGCATACATCAATGCCGCAACTTGCAAACCACTCGCTTCCGAAAATTGGTTTGCCAGTAGAGAAGAAATGGTATTGGCTGGTGCTAACAGGGAGGCGCTGAGATTGTTGGAGTTACCAATCAACATGGTGACAGCCATCGTTTCGCCCATTGCTCTACCTAGTGCCAGCATCACAGCACTGACAATACCAGAAAATGCTGAGGGAATAAGCACTTGAAAAATTGTTTCCCAGCGCGTCGCTCCTAATCCTAATGATGCTTGGCGCAAACTTGGTGGCACAGAAATTAAAGCATCACGGGAGATAGCAGTAATAATAGGCAAAGTCATAATTGCCAAAATGACCCCCGCAGGTAACATTCCTGGGCCTGTGGGAGCGGTGCTAAAAATTGGCAACCAACCCAACGTGCTGTTGAGCCACCTGCCGAGATTACTTAAAATTGGTACTAATACAAAAATACCCCAGACTCCATAAACAACACTGGGAATAGCCGCCAGCAACTCTACTAAAAACACTAATACAGTACGTACCTTGACGGGTAGGAAGTCTTCACTCAATAATACAGCTGTTCCTACGCCGATAGGTACTGCTAGCAATAACCCGATAAATGAGCTAACAATAGTTCCGTAAACTGGGGCTAATACGCCATAATCATCATTAACTGGATTCCAGGTACGTTTAGTTAAAAAACCAGCCCCGAATTGCTGTATCGCTGGCCAAGCGGCAATAGTGACTTGTACCGCTATCCATAATAAAATGCCGGCGATCGCCAAAGCAAAAATCCGAGTCAGCCAAATAAAGCCTCGATCTATAGATTTTTCAGCTTCAGAACGACTTTTGATAGCTGATGGCAAATTTTGAGAGTTTGTAGCCATGAATACTGACTTTTAATATTAAATCAGAGGAATATGTGAGAAGCAAGCTAATCTATTACATTGTGGCTTCACTTTAATTTAAGTACCAGCCACATCAATCAAGAAAACGTTAATGCCTGTAAACCAAAAATCAATTACTGAGTAAAAATGTCCTATCTTATTAGGTAAAGATAGTCTTATAACTCAGTACCCAGCACATCTAAGTTACTTGCTAGCGCTGGTATTGCCAGCCACAGAAATTTTATACTCTGGGCTAATTTGATCGGCGGCAGCTGCCACTTTAGTTACGACACTCTGAGGTAAGGGTACATATCCTAATTCTGATG
Above is a genomic segment from Nostoc sp. MS1 containing:
- the pstB gene encoding phosphate ABC transporter ATP-binding protein PstB, whose protein sequence is MATNTSTLNSTETVLKAENLNIYYGKFLALQNIWLDIPKNKVTAFIGPSGCGKSTLLRCYNRLNDLIESFRAEGKILYYDKNLYAQDIDPVEVRRRIGMVFQRPNPFPKSIYDNITYGAKINGYKGNMDELVESSLRKAALWDEVKDKLRQSGSSLSGGQQQRLCIARAIAVQPEIILMDEPCSALDPISTLRVEELIHELKEQYTIVIVTHNMQQAARVSDMTAFFNVKSTDGGGRSGYLVEFDATESIFNNPQQEDTRDYVSGRFG
- a CDS encoding tautomerase family protein; protein product: MPFVTVKIARGHSIEKKRHLVEAITNALVTALDTKPEWITVHIDEFERENWAVNGILHCDRHRGRHDETGR
- a CDS encoding HypC/HybG/HupF family hydrogenase formation chaperone encodes the protein MCLGIPGQIVEITDINNKLAIVDVGGVKRQVNIACIVDEQHPPEACLGDWVLVHVGFAMNRINEQEAAETLKLLEEIASVMS
- a CDS encoding NifU family protein, producing the protein MTNLEELVTEISRYEAIISEWDETQRGVVVGLKRAIEDLHKEALTRLIKSVKQESLPALQNAVKDEVVYGVLLYHELVKPPKPPLLQRVQAALDEVRPGLKSHNGDVELVAIKAPDTVEVRLIGTCSSCPASNLTLSQGVEQAIKSVCPEIMTVIAVK
- the hypD gene encoding hydrogenase formation protein HypD, which codes for MKYVDEFREPEKAEALRREIEKLSQQINKHIKIMEVCGGHTHSIFKYGIEEILPANVELIHGPGCPVCVMPKGRLDDAIAISQNPNVILATFGDTMRVPGSKTSLLQAKATGADIRMVYSPLDSLQIAKNNPDKEVVFFALGFETTAPSTAFTILQAAAENITNFSMFCNHVLVIPALQALLNNPNLQLDGFVGPGHVSMVIGTDPYEFIAQKYHKPIVVSGFEPLDILQSIWMLLQQIVENRCEVENQYNRLVQKSGNQIALEAMNKVFAVRDTFAWRGLDEIPYSGLKIRDEYAQFDAELKFIIPNRKVADHKACQCGEILKGVLKPWQCKVFGTACTPETPIGTCMVSSEGACAAYYKYGRFSKTLQKQTTEKPKVTISS
- the hypF gene encoding carbamoyltransferase HypF, with amino-acid sequence MAAEEIRVCGTVQGVGFRPTVYRLAKACGLRGDVCNDGQGVLIRVSGSEAALTQFVSRLQQECPPLAKINELIRTPYEGELNFDDFVISPSVNSTARTEIPPDAATCPECQREIFDPFSRFYRYPFTNCTHCGPRLSIIRAIPYDRCNTSMSAFVMCPECEKEYHNVENRRFHAQPVACHTCGPKAWLERADGKPVTASMFSMLDDVDAVCTLLQKGEIVAIKGIGGIHLACDATQETAVQKLRQRKKRYAKPFALMARDIGIIKQYCLVNDREKELLASPAAPIVLLEKRQLRIDNWENKLNNSPSTPHSPLPTPHPIVPSVAPGENTLGFMLPYTPLHHLILKRMNRPIVLTSGNLSDEPQCIDNDEAKEKLGKIADYFLLHNREIVNRVDDSIVRVVEDKIQIIRRARGYAPAPIKLPPGFDNVSQILAMGSELKNTFCLLREGEAIISQHVGDLENAAAFNAYQNTLNLYLNLFQHKPQAIAIDLHPEYLSTKLGKELAAANTIPLHSIQHHHAHIAACMAENSIPIDTNPVLGIAFDGLGYGADGTIWGGEFLLADYRQFQRLATFKTVAMIGGEQAIYQPWRNTYAHLLNANLWDNCCQEYSELEIIKLLQQKPISLLNQLVEKGINTPLASSVGRLFDAVAAAIGICPEQCSYEGQAAIALEAIADVTTLNHPKEIGIYPFHFIFSDNIYCIDPSPMWQLLLDDLKQQTPQQVIAAKFHLSLANVILETVKKLRQQNSFNQVVLTGGVFQNKLLLQLVTEQLKKLEINTLTHSQIPTNDGGISLGQSVITAAQILNN
- the hypE gene encoding hydrogenase expression/formation protein HypE → MDFSTDNIPQNSLFQKIEQARRRQAKVKDTHITLAHGSGGKAMRDLIDDIFVSNFDNPILSQLEDQATFNLSSLLQQGDRLAFTTDSYVVDPLFFPGSDIGELAINGTVNDLAVSGAKPLYLTCSVILEEGLPTQTLRRIATSMKAAAQKAGVQIVTGDTKVVHRGCADKLFINTAGIGIIPAGINISAHNIQPGDAIIVNGELGNHGAAILIARGELALESNIESDCQPLHDLVATILNVCPQIHAMRDATRGGLATVLNEFSNSSNVGIRIHEEFIPVREEVKGICEILGLDPLYLANEGKLVIVVKSEQAQTVLAAMKSHPLGQNACIIGEVIASPPGVVLLKTAFGTERIVDMLVGDQLPRIC
- the hypB gene encoding hydrogenase nickel incorporation protein HypB, whose amino-acid sequence is MCVSCGCSDDAEGTVTNLETGEMEHNHHHSHTLPDGTVITHTHTQYHHREHDPSQLHAKIHGTTISLEQEILGKNNLLAAQNRGWFKGRNILALNLMSSPGAGKTTLLTRTINDLKQQLPISVIEGDQETINDAKRIKETGCKVVQINTGTGCHLDASMIERGLQQLNPPMNSVLMIENVGNLVCPALFDLGEQAKVVILSVTEGEDKPIKYPHMFRASEVMILTKIDLLPYVQFDVQRCIEYAQQVNPNIQIFQVSATTGAGLDIWYKWLTEKVTNSLQPV
- the pstA gene encoding phosphate ABC transporter permease PstA, with amino-acid sequence MNTDFPERSLSRAPMSGRTLFNTAMTGIAFLCGALALLPLLAVLSYVIIKGFSSLNLSIFTELPPAPLRQGGGFGNAILGTILMVGIGALISIPLGVIAAIYLTEFSSGKISRWIRFATNVLSGVPSIIAGVFAYGVVVLTLVKLNLGSYSALGGGFALAILMLPIIVRTTDEALQLVSQDLRQASVGLGATNFQTVTQVVLPAALPAIVTGSTLSIARAAGETAPLLFTALFSSFWIDWRNPLFQPTASLAVLVYNFAISPFKNWQSLAWAASLILVLMVLITSIIARWATRQKA
- a CDS encoding hydrogenase maturation nickel metallochaperone HypA, whose translation is MHELGITQNIVAIVNEYAQGSKVQRVLVEIGKLSAIMPDAIRFCFDICSQGTALEGAVLEILEIPGLAKCRQCGTEIALEKPFGLCGCGSVHLDLITGEELKIKEIEVEEVCV